From Corvus moneduloides isolate bCorMon1 chromosome 2, bCorMon1.pri, whole genome shotgun sequence, one genomic window encodes:
- the SLITRK5 gene encoding SLIT and NTRK-like protein 5: MYACCSTVTLEQDLNKKMHIWMLQTIAFALTSLVLSWAESIEYYGEICDNACPCEEKDSILTVSCENRGIISLFEISPPRFPVYHLLLSGNLLNRLYPNQFVNYTGASILHLGSNDIQDIETGAFHGLRGLRRLHLNNNKLELLRDDTFLGLESLEYLQVDYNYISVIEPNAFSKLHLLQVLILNDNLLSSLPNNLFRFVPLTHLDLRGNRLKLLPYVGLLQHMDKVVELQLEENPWNCSCELIALKDWLDSISYSALVGDVVCETPFRLHGRDLDEVSKQELCPRRLISDYEMRPQTPLSTTGYFHTTPASVNSVATSSSAVYKSPLKPPKGTRQPNKTRVRPTSRLPSKDLGYSNYGPSIAYQTKSPVPLECPTACTCNLQISDLGLNVNCQERKIESISELQPKPYNPKKMYLTENYIALVRRADFVDATGLDLLHLGNNRISVIQDRAFGDLTNLRRLYLNGNRIERLSPELFFGLQSLQYLFLQYNVIREIEAGTFESVPNLQLLFLNNNLLRSLPGNIFSGLSLYRLSLRSNHFSYLPVSGVLDQLKSLLQIDLHENPWDCTCDVVGMKLWLEQLNTGVLVDQVICESPKKFAQSDMRAVRAELLCPDYSDIVVSTPTPSPGQLPARTTPSSSTVRLNGTAAAGGSPPAGGAGGGSSSVPLSVLILSLLLVFIMSVFVAAGLFVLVMKRRKKGQGDHASANNSDVSSFNMQYSVYSGGGHHHHHPHLQQHPPHRGGGGGGGGGGTALPKVKTPAGHVYEYIPHPLGHMCKNPIYRSREGNSGEDYKELHELKVTYSSHPLPSGGGAPPPPPPPPPPAPGGEDAPARSPAYSVSTIEPREELLSPVQDADRFYRGILEPDKHSPSTLGTPGSTLPDYPKLPAAYTYSPNYDLRRAHQYLHPGPGDARLRETVLYSPPSTVYVEPNRNEYLELKAKLNAEPDYLEVLEKQTTFSQF; encoded by the coding sequence atgtatgcTTGCTGCTCTACAGTAACTTTGGAACAGGACCTcaacaaaaaaatgcatatcTGGATGCTGCAGACGATCGCGTTTGCTTTAACATCACTAGTCCTTTCCTGGGCAGAAAGCATCGAGTATTATGGGGAAATCTGTGATAACGCATGTCCTTGTGAGGAGAAGGACAGCATCTTAACAGTGAGCTGTGAAAACAGAGGGATCATCAGCCTTTTTGAGATCAGTCCACCAAGGTTCCCTGTTTACCACCTCCTGTTGTCTGGGAACCTTTTGAACAGGCTGTACCCAAACCAGTTTGTCAATTACACAGGGGCTTCAATTTTGCATCTGGGGAGCAATGACATACAAGACATCGAAACTGGGGCCTTCCATGGTCTGAGAGGTTTAAGGAGGCTGCATTTGAACAATAACAAGTTGGAACTTTTACGGGATGACACTTTCCTTGGGCTAGAGAGTTTGGAATACCTACAGGTCGATTATAATTATATTAGCGTCATTGAACCCAATGCCTTCAGCAAACTGCATTTGTTGCAGGTGCTGATTCTCAATGATAACCTCCTCTCCAGTTTGCCCAACAACCTTTTCCGTTTTGTGCCCTTAACTCACCTGGACCTGAGGGGCAACCGGCTGAAGCTGTTGCCCTATGTGGGCCTCTTGCAGCACATGGATAAAGtggtggagctgcagctggaggaaaacCCCTGGAATTGCTCCTGTGAGTTGATTGCTCTAAAGGATTGGCTGGACAGTATCTCAtactctgctctggtgggagatgtggttTGCGAGACCCCTTTCCGCTTACATGGTCGAGACTTGGATGAAGTCTCCAAGCAGGAGCTTTGCCCCAGGAGGCTCATCTCTGATTATGAAATGAGACCTCAGACACCATTGAGCACCACAGGGTATTTCCACACTACCCCAGCCTCGGTCAACTCCGTGGCCACTTCTTCTTCAGCTGTTTACAAATCTCCCTTGAAGCCCCCCAAAGGGACCCGCCAACCCAACAAGACGAGGGTGCGCCCCACCTCCCGCCTGCCCTCAAAAGACCTGGGATACAGCAACTATGGCCCCAGCATTGCCTACCAGACCAAATCCCCGGTGCCTTTGGAATGCCCCACTGCCTGCACTTGCAACTTGCAGATTTCTGACCTGGGCCTCAATGTCAATTGTCAGGAGAGGAAGATTGAGAGCATTTCTGAACTGCAGCCCAAACCCTATAATCCTAAGAAGATGTATTTGACGGAAAACTACATTGCGCTGGTACGCAGGGCAGATTTTGTGGATGCCACTGGGCTGGATTTGCTGCATCTGGGCAATAATCGGATCTCGGTCATTCAGGACCGGGCTTTTGGGGATTTAACTAATTTGCGAAGGCTGTACCTGAATGGGAACCGGATCGAGCGGCTGAGCCCAGAGCTGTTCTTTGGGCTGCAAAGCCTGCAGTACCTCTTCCTGCAGTACAACGTCATCCGGGAGATAGAGGCAGGCACCTTTGAATCTGTCCCCAACCTTCAGCTCTTGTTTTTGAACAACAATCTGCTGAGGTCTTTGCCAGGGAACATTTTTTCTGGTCTGTCTCTCTACAGGCTGAGCCTGCGGAGCAACCACTTCTCCTACCTGCCAGTGAGCGGGGTGCTCGACCAGCTGAAATCCCTGCTGCAGATCGACCTGCACGAGAACCCCTGGGACTGCACCTGCGACGTGGTGGGCATGAAGCTGTGGCTGGAACAGCTCAACACCGGTGTCCTGGTGGACCAGGTTATCTGCGAGTCCCCTAAGAAGTTTGCCCAGAGCGACATGCGGGCCGTCCGGGCGGAGTTGCTGTGCCCCGACTACTCGGACATCGTCGTCTCCACGCCAACGCCGTCCCCGGGCCAGCTGCCCGCCAGGAccaccccctcctcctccaccgTGCGCCTCAATGGcacggcggcggcgggcggctcACCGCCCGCGGGCGGCGCCGGCGGCGGCAGCTCCTCGGTGCCGCTCTCGGTGCTGATCCTTAGCCTGCTGCTCGTCTTCATCATGTCCGTCTTCGTGGCGGCGGGGCTCTTCGTCCTGGTGATGAAGCGGCGCAAGAAGGGCCAGGGCGACCACGCCAGCGCCAACAACTCCGACGTGAGCTCCTTCAACATGCAGTACAGCGTCTACAGCGGCGGcggccaccaccaccaccacccccacctccagcagcacccgCCCcaccgcggcggcggcggcgggggcggcggcgggggcacGGCGCTGCCCAAGGTGAAGACCCCCGCCGGCCACGTCTACGAGTACATCCCTCACCCCCTGGGCCATATGTGCAAAAACCCCATCTACCGCTCCCGGGAAGGCAACTCGGGCGAGGATTACAAAGAGCTTCACGAGCTCAAGGTCACCTACAGCAGCCACCCCCTGCCATCCGGGGGGGGTGcaccgccgcccccgccgcccccgccgccgccggcgccCGGCGGGGAGGATGCGCCGGCGCGCAGCCCCGCGTACAGCGTGAGCACCATCGAGCCGCGGGAGGAGCTGCTCTCGCCGGTGCAAGACGCCGATCGCTTTTACAGGGGCATTTTGGAGCCCGACAAACACTCCCCCTCCACGCTGGGCACACCCGGCTCCACCCTCCCCGACTACCCCAAGCTCCCCGCCGCCTACACCTACTCCCCCAACTATGACCTTAGGCGTGCCCACCAGTACTTGCACCCGGGGCCGGGGGACGCCAGGCTCCGGGAGACGGTGCTCTACAGCCCCCCGAGTACTGTCTATGTAGAGCCCAACAGGAACGAGTATCTGGAgctaaaagcaaaactaaacGCAGAGCCGGACTACCTCGAAGTGCTGGAAAAACAGACCACATTCAGCCAGTTCTGA